A region of Massilia sp. KIM DNA encodes the following proteins:
- the udk gene encoding uridine kinase, protein MNQDSFQPFVIGVAGGSGSGKSTVTQQVLASFGAEMVSVVMQDDYYRDQSDLTPEVRRKQNYDHPQAFDWPLLVEHVRALRQGETIAMPVYDFTIDNRSDRTIAVKPAPVIVIEGLFALYDADLRKMMSLKIFVDTAPDVRFIRRMQRDIAERGRSMESIVNQYMETVRPMHKQFIEPTKRHADVILPHGANGPAVDVITTKVASVIGQLKRP, encoded by the coding sequence ATGAATCAAGATTCCTTCCAACCCTTCGTCATTGGCGTGGCCGGCGGCAGCGGCAGCGGCAAGTCGACCGTGACCCAGCAGGTGCTGGCTTCCTTCGGCGCCGAGATGGTCTCGGTCGTGATGCAGGACGATTACTACCGCGACCAGTCCGACCTCACCCCGGAAGTGCGCCGCAAGCAGAACTACGACCACCCACAGGCCTTCGACTGGCCGCTGCTGGTCGAGCACGTGCGCGCCCTGCGCCAGGGCGAGACCATCGCCATGCCGGTCTACGATTTCACCATCGACAACCGTTCCGACCGCACCATCGCCGTGAAACCCGCCCCGGTGATCGTGATCGAGGGCCTGTTCGCCCTCTACGACGCCGACCTGCGCAAGATGATGTCGCTGAAGATCTTCGTCGACACCGCGCCTGACGTGCGCTTCATCCGCCGCATGCAAAGGGATATCGCCGAGCGCGGCCGCTCGATGGAGAGCATCGTGAACCAGTACATGGAGACCGTGCGTCCCATGCACAAGCAGTTCATCGAACCGACCAAGCGCCACGCCGACGTGATCCTGCCGCACGGCGCCAACGGCCCGGCGGTCGACGTCATCACCACCAAGGTGGCCAGCGTCATCGGCCAGCTCAAGCGCCCCTGA